In one window of Streptomyces griseus subsp. griseus DNA:
- a CDS encoding DUF6412 domain-containing protein: MECQESPGEETPVRDANRLRGAFARLLRPVGLLVLFLTEVLLAEGGSLSAAVALAATAAAGSALLACSVISARCAPPVPRTQVRTAIRDREKRTAFLPQRDPDARGRTRPRAPGHALLTAAAA; this comes from the coding sequence ATGGAGTGCCAGGAGAGCCCAGGAGAGGAGACGCCCGTGCGTGACGCCAACCGGCTGCGCGGCGCCTTCGCCCGGCTGCTCCGGCCCGTCGGCCTGCTGGTCCTGTTCCTCACCGAGGTCCTCCTCGCCGAGGGCGGCAGCCTCTCCGCCGCCGTCGCGCTCGCCGCCACCGCCGCGGCCGGCTCCGCGCTGCTCGCCTGCTCCGTCATCAGCGCCCGCTGCGCGCCCCCGGTGCCCCGCACCCAGGTCCGTACGGCGATCCGGGACCGGGAGAAGCGCACCGCCTTCCTGCCCCAGCGCGACCCCGACGCCCGTGGCCGCACCAGGCCCCGAGCGCCCGGGCACGCCCTCCTGACGGCCGCCGCCGCGTAG
- a CDS encoding YidC/Oxa1 family membrane protein insertase: MSAFMSAFASLVGSFADLLQPLFHGASTAAAIILFTALVRLAVHPLSRAAARGQKARTRLQPQIAELRKKHGKNPERMQKAIMELHAAEKVSPLSGCLPSLLQMPAFFLLYHLFSSGSIGGEPNALLSHDLLGAPLGGRWHDALASGGMLGGQGWVYLGLFAIVTAVATFNYGRTKRQLAASPVVPAGGPDGQAVPGVGAMAKMMPLLSFATLITVAVVPLAAALYVITTTTWTALERAWLYRDVPVTGGALAKAA, encoded by the coding sequence ATGTCCGCCTTCATGTCCGCTTTCGCGAGCCTGGTCGGCTCTTTCGCCGATCTGCTCCAGCCGCTGTTCCACGGCGCGTCCACCGCCGCCGCGATCATCCTGTTCACCGCACTCGTCCGGCTCGCCGTCCACCCTCTCTCGCGGGCCGCCGCGCGGGGACAGAAGGCCCGGACCCGGCTCCAGCCGCAGATCGCGGAGCTGCGCAAGAAGCACGGGAAGAACCCCGAGCGGATGCAGAAGGCGATCATGGAGCTGCACGCCGCCGAGAAGGTGTCACCGCTCTCCGGCTGCCTGCCGAGCCTGCTCCAGATGCCCGCGTTCTTCCTGCTCTACCACCTGTTCTCCAGCGGCTCCATCGGCGGCGAGCCCAACGCGCTCCTCAGCCACGACCTCCTCGGCGCCCCGCTCGGCGGACGCTGGCACGACGCCCTCGCCAGCGGTGGGATGCTCGGCGGACAGGGATGGGTCTACCTGGGACTCTTCGCGATCGTCACCGCGGTGGCCACCTTCAACTACGGACGCACCAAGCGGCAGCTGGCCGCCAGCCCGGTGGTCCCCGCCGGCGGCCCCGACGGGCAGGCCGTGCCCGGCGTGGGGGCGATGGCGAAGATGATGCCGCTGCTCTCGTTCGCCACCCTGATCACCGTCGCCGTCGTGCCCCTGGCCGCCGCCCTCTACGTCATCACCACGACCACCTGGACCGCCCTGGAGCGGGCCTGGCTCTACCGGGACGTGCCCGTCACCGGCGGTGCCCTGGCCAAGGCGGCGTAG
- a CDS encoding class E sortase — translation MPSRPGSRAGRRRRNLLARGLWGSAEIVVTFGVVVLLLVVHQLWWTNREARQDAGRTVQALQREWGPPPSPVVPSGEPTGESVVPEPPPSSGATRRLEPSGAPATPRWDHAYAVLRIPRIGLTVPVAEGTSKGGVLDRGYVGHYTRTAQAGQAGNFALAGHRNTHGEPFRRLDRLRRGDRVTVETRDAVYTYTVDKSLARTAPSDSGVIAPVPRSNITTSVGYSEPGYYLTLTTCTPEFSSRYRLVVWGKLTAMRSR, via the coding sequence GTGCCCAGCAGGCCTGGCTCGCGGGCCGGTCGCCGACGGCGGAACCTCCTCGCCCGTGGGCTCTGGGGCTCCGCCGAGATCGTCGTCACCTTTGGTGTGGTCGTCCTTCTCCTTGTCGTTCATCAGCTGTGGTGGACCAACCGCGAGGCCCGTCAGGATGCCGGGCGTACCGTCCAGGCCCTTCAGCGGGAGTGGGGGCCGCCCCCGTCACCCGTCGTCCCCAGCGGCGAGCCGACCGGCGAATCCGTGGTGCCCGAGCCCCCGCCCTCCTCCGGCGCCACCCGCCGGCTCGAACCGTCCGGCGCCCCCGCCACCCCCCGCTGGGACCACGCCTACGCCGTCCTGCGCATCCCCCGTATCGGGCTCACCGTCCCCGTCGCCGAGGGCACCAGCAAGGGCGGCGTCCTCGATCGTGGGTACGTCGGGCACTACACCCGTACCGCGCAGGCCGGGCAGGCCGGGAACTTCGCGCTCGCCGGGCATCGCAACACCCACGGTGAGCCCTTCCGGCGTCTCGACCGGCTGCGGCGCGGGGACCGGGTCACCGTCGAGACCCGGGACGCCGTGTACACGTACACCGTCGACAAGAGCCTCGCCCGGACCGCGCCCTCCGACAGCGGGGTGATCGCGCCCGTGCCCCGCTCCAACATCACCACGTCCGTCGGGTACAGCGAGCCCGGCTACTACCTGACCCTCACCACCTGCACCCCCGAGTTCAGCTCCCGCTACCGGCTCGTCGTGTGGGGGAAGCTCACCGCCATGCGTTCCCGGTGA